One window from the genome of Saccharomyces mikatae IFO 1815 strain IFO1815 genome assembly, chromosome: 2 encodes:
- the RPS11B gene encoding 40S ribosomal protein uS17 (similar to Saccharomyces cerevisiae RPS11B (YBR048W) and RPS11A (YDR025W); ancestral locus Anc_3.255) yields the protein MSTELTVQSERAFQKQPHIFNNPKVKTSKRTKRWYKNAGLGFKTPKTAIEGSYIDKKCPFTGLVSIRGKILTGTVVSTKMHRTIVIRRAYLHYIPKYNRYEKRHKNVPVHVSPAFRVQVGDIVTVGQCRPISKTVRFNVVKVSAAAGKANKQFAKF from the exons ATGTCCACTGAATTAACTGTTCAATCTGAAAGAGCTTTCCAAAAG CAACCTCACATCTTCAACAATCCAAAGGTCAAGACTTCCAAGAGAACTAAGAGATGGTATAAGAATGCTGGTTTAGGTTTCAAGACCCCAAAGACCGCTATTGAAGGTTCTTACATCGACAAGAAATGTCCATTCACTGGTTTAGTTTCCATCCGTGGTAAGATCTTGACCGGTACTGTCGTCTCTACCAAGATGCACCGTACCATCGTCATCAGAAGAGCTTACTTGCATTACATTCCTAAGTACAACAGATACGAAAAGAGACACAAGAACGTCCCAGTCCACGTTTCCCCAGCTTTTCGTGTCCAAGTTGGTGACATTGTTACCGTCGGTCAATGTAGACCAATCTCCAAGACTGTTAGATTCAACGTCGTAAAGGTCTCTGCTGCTGCTGGTAAGGCCAACAAGCAATTTGCTAAATTTTAA
- the REB1 gene encoding DNA-binding protein REB1 (similar to Saccharomyces cerevisiae REB1 (YBR049C) and NSI1 (YDR026C); ancestral locus Anc_3.256): protein MPSDHNDKNANQESVEEAVLKYVGVGLDHQNHDSQLHTKDLENKHSKKQNIVDSSSDIDVNNNDDSNRNNDNNDDSENINTLNATESPSNVDNSNSNEQHNAVMDWYLRQTAHHQQDGEEEENNNNNGNGNDSNNHFSQSDMVVDDDDDDKNKKDASVGIDDDHQSMAMAAVAAAYTLTKNNNNNSDNNNNNNDDNNNNNNLHKRHHEHANGHENLKKKQRSNNDDDDKQIGNVDPELTTLGDADDNDTNNDVIDRDQLVHKAIIDADSITQHPDFQQYLNTAADTDDNEKLKHIKDHLMRTHGLNHQNKNDNDDTDDLSNNTKQYSDLQKDSMLDNSLNKSRNYMEVLPKVISQDTQQHQQKSPSHDNEPGNVDNSEISQLLQSAATKASSLVSLSSSSATPSTSRSNNSKAFDKAEDAALERFINEYEAIERLTRQQVCERIWSSDRPKDNFWNNIYKVLPYRSSSSIYKHMRRKYHIFEQRGKWTAEEEQELAKLCAEKEGQWAEIGKTLGRMPEDCRDRWRNYVKCGTNRASNRWSVEEEELLKKVISDMLEEAQQQQSQLHPNLLEEEQHLLQDDQNDHHTNEEDDDDTNSAAAAAAAAIQEQQQLLQQKQRDDDDAIAAAAAAASSSLEDGNKDEEKPHDSLGIQLDENTQNSMVSVPSTTGTHSKSLSNTIRRHNNKLRKSLMGNGKLDFKDIINWTIVSERMGGTRSRIQCRYKWNKLVKREAIAKIQTVKDDDMLWIFEKLRDLGITEDSQVDWDELAALKPGMKLNGLELKLCYERMKKKVKGYKQKSINEISKELVDYFSSNISMKTEN, encoded by the coding sequence ATGCCCTCAGATCATAACGACAAAAACGCGAATCAAGAGTCCGTCGAAGAGGCTGTTTTGAAATATGTTGGTGTAGGCCTAGATCACCAAAACCATGACTCTCAATTGCATACGAAGGATCTGGAAAACAAACATTCTaaaaagcaaaatattGTGGATAGTAGTAGTGATATCGATGTTAATAACAATGATGACAGTAATAGAAATAACGATAATAACGATGATTCCGAGAATATTAACACACTGAATGCTACTGAATCACCTTCAAATGTGGATAATTCCAACTCTAATGAACAGCATAATGCTGTCATGGATTGGTATTTGAGACAAACAGCGCATCATCAACAAGACggcgaagaagaagaaaacaataataacaatggcAACGGCAATGACAGTAATAATCACTTTTCTCAATCTGACATGGTCGTGGATGACGACGACGAcgacaagaacaagaaagatGCGAGTGTTGGTATTGACGACGACCATCAATCTATGGCCATGGCTGCCGTGGCAGCTGCTTATACTCTAAcgaaaaataacaataataacagtgataataataataataataatgatgataataataataacaataatctTCATAAAAGACACCATGAGCATGCAAATGGCCATgagaatttgaagaaaaagcagaGAAGCAAtaacgatgatgatgataagCAAATTGGAAACGTCGATCCAGAATTAACTACTTTAGGTGATGCAGATGACAATGATACTAATAACGATGTGATCGATCGTGACCAACTAGTTCATAAGGCTATTATCGATGCTGATTCTATTACCCAGCATCCTGACTTCCAGCAATATTTGAATACAGCCGCTGATACTGATGATAACgaaaaattgaaacatATTAAAGATCACCTGATGCGTACTCATGGTTTAAATCATCAGAACAAAAATGACAACGATGATACTGATGATTTATCAAATAATACAAAGCAATACTCCGACCTACAAAAAGATTCGATGCTGGACAATTCTCTTAATAAATCTAGAAACTATATGGAGGTTTTGCCCAAAGTTATCTCTCAAGATACTCAACAACATCAACAAAAATCCCCTTCTCATGACAATGAACCTGGTAATGTAGACAACTCAGAAATCTCCCAACTACTTCAATCCGCTGCCACTAAGGCTTCATCTTTAGTCTCTTTATCCTCATCCTCAGCAACTCCATCCACTTCGAGGTCCAACAATAGCAAAGCCTTCGACAAAGCGGAAGACGCGGCTTTAGAAAGGTTTATCAATGAGTATGAGGCTATTGAACGCTTGACTAGACAACAAGTTTGTGAAAGGATATGGAGTTCTGACAGACCAAAGGATAACTTCTGGAATAATATCTACAAAGTTTTACCCTATAGATCCAGTTCCTCGATTTACAAGCATatgagaagaaaataccaTATTTTTGAGCAACGTGGTAAATGGACCGCGGAGGAGGAACAAGAACTAGCTAAATTATGTGCGGAGAAGGAAGGCCAATGGGCAGAAATAGGTAAAACTTTAGGAAGAATGCCAGAAGATTGTAGAGATCGGTGGAGAAACTACGTGAAATGTGGTACCAATAGAGCATCGAATAGGTGGTctgttgaagaagaagagttattgaagaaggtCATCAGTGATATGTTGGAAGAGGCCCAGCAGCAGCAATCCCAGCTGCATCCTAACTTATTGGAAGAGGAACAGCATCTACTACAAGATGACCAGAATGATCATCATactaatgaagaagacgatgatgatACGAATTcggctgctgctgctgctgctgctgctattcaagaacaacagcaacttcttcaacaaaagcaacgagatgatgatgacgctattgctgctgctgctgctgctgcttcttcatctttggAAGACGGCAACaaagacgaagaaaaacCACATGATTCACTAGGTATTCAACTGGATGAAAATACTCAAAATTCGATGGTCTCTGTGCCATCAACAACAGGCACACACTCAAAAAGTTTGTCAAACACAATAAGACGTCATAATAATAAGTTaagaaaatctttgatGGGTAATGGTAAACTagatttcaaagatatAATTAATTGGACCATTGTTAGTGAGCGTATGGGCGGTACAAGATCTCGTATTCAATGTCGTTATAAATGGAATAAGCTAGTTAAAAGAGAAGCTATTGCCAAAATTCAGACTGtgaaagatgatgatatgTTATGGATATTCGAAAAATTAAGAGATTTAGGTATAACAGAGGATTCTCAAGTAGATTGGGACGAATTAGCGGCTTTGAAGCCTGGTATGAAATTGAATGGGTTAGAATTAAAGTTATGCTAtgaaagaatgaaaaaaaaggtcaaAGGCTacaaacaaaaatcaatcaatGAAATTAGTAAAGAACTAGTTGATTATTTTAGCTCCAacatttcaatgaaaacagaaaattAG
- the ZTA1 gene encoding NADPH:quinone reductase (similar to Saccharomyces cerevisiae ZTA1 (YBR046C); ancestral locus Anc_3.253): MNGVIPKIQKVVVIDGVGGYDVIKYEDYPVPSISGKDLLIKNKYTGVNYIESYFRKGLYPCEKPYILGREAAGTIVAKGKDVTNFEIGDKVAYISNSTFAQYTKFPSEGTVMKLSKETNDEELKLYAAGLLQALTALSFTNEAYHVRKGDYILLFAAAGGVGLILNQLLRMKGAHAIAVASTDEKLEIAKEYGAEYLINSSKEDILKKVLEITNGEGVDASFDSVGKDTFEITLAALKRKGVFVSFGNASGLIPPFSINRLSPKNITLVRPQLYGYIADLKEWKSYTDEFVGLINSKKLNIKIYKTYPLKDYKSAAVDIESRKTIGKLVLEVPQ; the protein is encoded by the coding sequence atgAACGGTGTCATaccaaaaatacaaaaagtcGTTGTGATTGATGGAGTTGGCGGATACGATGTTATCAAGTACGAGGATTATCCTGTGCCATCGATTTCGGGGAAAGATTtactaataaaaaacaaGTACACAGGTGTTAACTACATCGAAAGTTACTTTCGGAAGGGCCTTTACCCTTGTGAAAAGCCATACATATTGGGTAGGGAAGCAGCGGGTACAATTGTAGCAAAGGGTAAAGATGTAAcgaattttgaaattggaGACAAAGTAGCTTATATATCTAATTCTACATTTGCGCAGTATACAAAATTTCCATCTGAAGGTACAGTAATGAAGTTgtcaaaagaaacaaatgatgaagagttGAAACTGTACGCAGCTGGTTTATTACAAGCTCTCACTGCCTTATCGTTTACAAACGAAGCGTATCACGTCAGGAAGGGTGACTATATTTTGCTGTTTGCTGCAGCAGGTGGTGTTGGACTAATCCTAAATCAGTTGTTAAGAATGAAAGGTGCGCATGCGATTGCAGTTGCATCAACAGATGAGAAGCTCGAAATAGCGAAGGAATATGGGGCTGAGTATTTGATtaattcttccaaagaagacattctaaaaaaagttcttgaaattaCAAATGGTGAAGGTGTTGATGCTAGTTTTGATTCAGTTGGAAAGGATACCTTTGAAATTACCCTAGCCGcactaaaaagaaaaggggTATTTGTTTCCTTTGGTAACGCATCGGGCCTCATTCCACCATTCTCCATTAACAGACTTTCTCCTAAAAATATAACTTTAGTGAGGCCTCAACTTTATGGCTACATAGCTGATCTCAAAGAATGGAAATCATATACTGACGAATTTGTTGGACTGATTAATTCGAAGAAGTTGAATATTAAGATATACAAGACCTATCCGTTAAAGGATTATAAAAGTGCAGCAGTTGATATAGAAAGTAGAAAAACTATTGGTAAACTAGTTCTCGAAGTACCACAGTAG
- the FMP23 gene encoding Fmp23p (similar to Saccharomyces cerevisiae FMP23 (YBR047W); ancestral locus Anc_3.254) → MLISCLSKIRSVRHFSAIKPISSKEVSRRIIVAPASHFKIPSKNLKTNIPIHEYKQLPDDSNYIEKHYKELQIFLNEFLIKKLNKTYADFEGDPDELVFQLEKYIELEVTPKYTNNFKSDSCEGRFKSVGDRIVVDRYLDFVKDVRLTLLLNGGHAFIFDVMLQAKEVFDKMQEE, encoded by the coding sequence ATGCTAATCAGCTGCTTGAGTAAAATTCGATCTGTAAGGCATTTCTCTGCCATTAAACCTATTTCATCCAAGGAAGTTTCACGACGAATAATTGTCGCACCTGCATCACACTTCAAGATACCCagtaaaaatttgaaaaccaACATTCCTATTCATGAATACAAACAATTACCAGATGATTCGAACtatattgaaaaacatTATAAGGAATtacaaatatttttgaatgagtttttgatcaagaaattaaacaaaacTTATGCGGACTTTGAAGGTGATCCAGACGAACTAGTATTTCAActagaaaaatatatcgaACTAGAAGTGACTCCGAAATATACaaacaatttcaaatcaGACAGTTGTGAAGGAAGATTCAAATCCGTTGGAGATAGGATAGTCGTTGATCGCTACTTAGACTTCGTAAAAGATGTCAGATTAACATTATTGTTAAATGGAGGACATGCATTTATATTTGATGTCATGCTGCAAGCCaaagaagtttttgataaaatgcAGGaagagtaa
- the TCM62 gene encoding Tcm62p (similar to Saccharomyces cerevisiae TCM62 (YBR044C); ancestral locus Anc_3.247) has protein sequence MLVKFLRRLGNHQTRCSIKTLHTPVYRTQNLQVLRDMLSGIKLLEKIITSSSYNKTLIYEPKYKSRPQVISSQDTMRLQNVIRELLDSLQVDEAMNTKVQLNRTRKLGRVGLQLFMNCTQDNLTLTSTCLTSSLLEYYFKYPEKEVVKGIGIGLRYIRGFLENNKIMVQSQNNIDALVKQFTMSSCDNQSVKRVLQSINYELFSDDIVRVINGNKTFDEIDVSKGWKYPAGILDSNEAYLRSLELPTKKIVSIDKEMLVLVYDGTLRDANKILPTVTHARNLRKSVLLVVNGDCTGDALTSITINNNRNRREKNESRIVIVKYSEKANGHLRLQENHDFIKFLRLPCGYDSIYSPEYSSLVPSKMCADKYYGTVESIKATTGETFLYNSIDFKSIPNRAPQSFLHKTVTLSIGGHNEIEIDQRRNTLDNFLNKVLCHGLANGFIPSYGVSLLKAVPGLNKLKANESNCMIKMGIDAVLSAAVLPAEVAFKNAYGYNHYEINNLIADAINETSFQQVRFSPNSRPVDMTKSGSLEPWNKMDSCLASVKAFIELLTSCNTIVTCIYDKPKRHTT, from the coding sequence ATGCTAGTAAAATTTTTGAGGAGATTAGGAAATCATCAAACGAGATGCTCAATAAAAACGTTGCATACGCCTGTGTATAGGACTCAAAATCTTCAGGTCCTCAGAGATATGCTCTCTGGCATCAAGCTactggaaaaaataataacttCATCATCCTACAATAAAACATTGATATATGAACCTAAGTATAAATCCAGGCCCCAAGTTATTAGTTCACAGGACACCATGAGATTACAAAACGTAATTCGTGAACTTTTAGATTCGCTGCAGGTGGATGAAGCTATGAACACAAAGGTCCAACTAAATAGAACTCGAAAGTTAGGGCGAGTTGGCCTTCAGCTATTCATGAATTGCACTCAGGATAACTTAACGTTAACTTCTACATGTTTGACATCTTCTCTGCTGGAGTACTATTTCAAATATCCTGAGAAGGAAGTAGTGAAGGGAATTGGAATTGGATTACGATATATCAGAGGTTTTCTCGAAAATAACAAGATTATGGTACAAAGTCAAAACAATATTGATGCCTTAGTTAAGCAATTTACTATGTCCTCTTGTGATAACCAAAGCGTCAAAAGGGTTTTACAATCAATTAATTATGAATTGTTTTCGGATGATATTGTACGAGTTATAAACGGCAATAAAACTTTCGATGAAATTGATGTTTCAAAAGGTTGGAAGTACCCAGCTGGTATTTTAGATAGTAATGAGGCCTATTTAAGATCTCTAGAGTTACCTACTAAGAAAATAGTTTccattgataaagaaatgCTGGTTCTTGTGTATGACGGGACGTTACGAGACGCCAATAAAATTCTACCCACAGTAACGCATGCAAGAAACCTGAGAAAATCCGTTCTTTTAGTTGTCAACGGAGATTGCACAGGTGATGCCTTGACATCGATTACAATCAACAATAATAGAAATaggagagaaaaaaatgaaagccGAATAGTCATTGTGAAATACTCGGAAAAGGCAAACGGTCACTTAAGACTACAAGAAAACCATGATTTTATAAAGTTTTTACGCTTGCCTTGCGGATATGATAGTATCTACTCACCAGAGTATAGTTCATTAGTGCCAAGCAAAATGTGTGCGGACAAATACTATGGCACTGTCGAATCCATAAAGGCGACCACAGGGGAGACGTTCTTATATAACTCCATTGATTTTAAATCAATTCCAAATAGAGCTCCGCAATCTTTCCTCCATAAAACGGTCACCCTAAGTATTGGCGGACATAATGAAATCGAAATCGACCAGAGAAGAAACACGCTAGATAACTTCTTGAATAAGGTATTATGTCACGGACTGGCTAATGGGTTCATTCCTAGTTACGGCGTCTCTCTATTGAAGGCGGTACCAGGTTTGAATAAGTTGAAAGCCAATGAATCCAATTGCATGATTAAAATGGGCATAGACGCTGTTTTATCGGCGGCTGTTCTTCCAGCCGAAGTGGCATTCAAGAATGCATATGGATATAACCATTATGAGATTAACAACCTTATTGCGGATGCTATAAACGAAACTTCATTTCAACAGGTTAGATTCTCCCCCAATTCAAGACCGGTGGATATGACAAAATCTGGGAGTTTAGAGCCATGGAACAAAATGGATTCTTGTTTAGCCAGCGTAAAAGCTTTCATCGAATTGCTAACAAGCTGCAATACAATTGTCACATGTATATACGATAAGCCTAAAAGGCACACAACCTAG
- the GIP1 gene encoding protein phosphatase regulator GIP1 (similar to Saccharomyces cerevisiae GIP1 (YBR045C); ancestral locus Anc_3.252) — protein sequence METVLQPKVRPFESLKRKRFREWLRPSTAHRSLLPSDTLDLRDLAKPNPADAFSDSNSVHCPLVTTPLKYKCHEGKNSFFRADTKFETLFSNRKFYEFKDNLKRGLKRIRHGRNAHQNENRCSIVKESTNLDLDNPEKPENDTPCFNRFHTKPNELETQFDYSNKSQKSDKVYLDNESCWNLSERLIPFNNLKYEDLKHFEENLQSLAPATFTPIESNESFERSDSTRGTKRSIRNDSSDTTSEKRLCLKQYSNEPGSENSMESTPSIYITKEVQERIEVLSSTDSFLVEKVDFPSDSKIDSSSLDKECDRHCVKIDEELITNISGESKINMGIMDPDINDVIPTENPIEVSSGLKDDISDEDIDDASSSYSGDVETTFEPVESDELSELSETSSSDSSKIYTIPTFRGITNQINISQILSKVSKNGLSQEKLTHLIKKHKSKKRGINFRNKRFYDAFNPYVDNQEEIELSDSDTTSMIDIDLGIKDRSTSSVRFDENSRLLIYKKSKKLNKEESQSYYSTAETRSILKAKKNLQQDEESQRASKCDTVGVAQFLHYFQYTEYKRQRNEAENYRLRGEQLSKYYSEEYPLDIATVGDEDSVNDKSGIISSLRATERNIGRQLKGIGSQEAQIISLDDDIFLN from the coding sequence ATGGAAACTGTATTACAACCAAAGGTGAGACCATTTGagtctttgaaaagaaaacgttTTAGAGAATGGTTAAGACCTTCGACTGCTCATAGATCATTGTTACCTTCTGATACGTTAGATTTGCGTGACCTTGCAAAGCCTAATCCTGCTGATGCATTCTCTGATTCCAATTCTGTACATTGTCCTTTGGTCACAACTCCATTAAAATATAAGTGTCATGAGGGAAAGAATTCATTTTTCCGAGCCGACACTAAATTTGAGACCTTGTTTAGTAATAGAAAGTTTTATGAGTTCAAAGATAATCTGAAAAGAGgattaaaaagaatacgTCATGGAAGAAATGCGCATCAGAACGAAAATAGGTGCTCCATAGTTAAAGAATCTACAAATTTGGACCTAGATAATCCGGAAAAGCCTGAAAATGATACGCCCTGTTTTAATAGATTCCATACAAAGCCTAACGAACTTGAAACGCAATTTGATTACTCAAATAAAAGCCAAAAGTCCGATAAGGTTTACTTAGACAATGAATCATGTTGGAACCTAAGTGAGAGGTTAATTCCTTTCAATAATTTAAAGtatgaagatttgaaacaTTTCGAAGAAAACCTGCAAAGCTTAGCTCCTGCGACATTTACTCCAATTGAATCAAATGAATCGTTTGAAAGGTCAGACTCAACACGTGGCACAAAGCGAAGCATTCGCAATGATTCTAGTGATACTACTTCCGAAAAGAGGCTATGTTTAAAACAATACTCAAATGAACCAGGATCGGAGAATTCAATGGAAAGTACGCCTTCCATATATATTACGAAAGAAGTCCAAGAAAGAATTGAGGTATTAAGCTCTAcagattcttttttagttgAAAAAGTAGACTTTCCCTCTGACAGTAAAATTGACTCCAGTTCCTTGGACAAAGAATGTGATCGCCATTGCGTAAAAATCGATGAAGAATTAATAACCAATATCAGCGGCGAGAGTAAAATAAACATGGGTATAATGGACCCTGATATCAACGATGTAATTCCAACTGAAAATCCAATTGAAGTAAGCTCAGGTTTAAAAGATGATATATCGGATGAGGATATAGATGACGCGAGCAGTAGCTACTCAGGTGACGTAGAGACAACATTTGAACCAGTTGAGTCAGACGAGCTTTCCGAGTTATCTGAAACAAGTTCAAGTGACAGTAGCAAAATTTATACTATCCCAACTTTTCGAGGTATTACCAATCAAATTAATATATCGCagattctttcaaaagttaGCAAAAATGGTTTAAGCCAAGAAAAGTTAACACATTTAAtcaaaaaacataaaagcaagaaaaggGGCATAAACTTcagaaataaaagattttATGATGCCTTCAACCCATACGTTGATAATCAAGAGGAAATAGAGCTATCTGATAGTGACACCACTTCAATGATAGATATAGATCTTGGAATAAAGGATCGGAGTACCTCTAGCGTTCGATTTGATGAAAACTCACGTCTCTTAATTTATAAGAAATCTAAAAAGTTAAATAAAGAGGAAAGTCAGAGTTACTATTCAACTGCTGAAACAAGGTCGATCTTAAAGGCGAAGAAAAACTTGCAGCAAGACGAGGAGTCTCAAAGAGCTTCGAAGTGTGATACAGTGGGTGTTGCCCAATTTTTACATTATTTCCAGTATACGGAGTATAAAAGACAAAGGAATGAAGCAGAAAATTATAGATTGAGAGGGGAACAACTAAGTAAATACTATTCTGAAGAGTATCCCCTGGACATTGCCACCGTTGGAGACGAAGATTCCGTTAACGATAAATCCGGGATCATATCAAGTTTGAGAGCGACAGAAAGAAACATAGGAAGACAGTTAAAAGGTATTGGTAGTCAAGAGGCACAGATTATATCACTTGACGATGATATATTTCTCAACTGA
- the QDR3 gene encoding Qdr3p (similar to Saccharomyces cerevisiae QDR3 (YBR043C); ancestral locus Anc_3.245): MQTSSSQSGIGSLRSNYSETSLPDDRVIMHGEHSSSNSHSERNNYDDEKANLKTAVSNDHKHEDNQINRLKSNDYVVPKNERRGLLPQLAIVPEFKDARDYPPKMKKMIVFLIAFSSMMGPMGTSIIFPAINAITTEFKTSVIMVNVSIGVYLLSLGVFPLWWSSLSELEGRRTTYITSFALLFAFNIGSALAPDINSFIALRMLCGAASASVQSVGAGTVADLYISEDRGKNLSYYYLGPLLAPLLSPIFGSLLVNRWPWRSTQWFMVILSGCNVILLTVLLPETLRKQDSKGAIARILAERRIQVDHNEHGEIQENYQREEDEADQIGKQASRLSTEKQNYVGEIRDQDSLDLESPSSHVPYNGPERENQLQRIYTEASRSIYEYQLDDSGIDATTAQVTRIRSTDPKLARSIRENSLRKLQTNLEEQVKNVLSNNGTEIAPKNISAARKVWDIFFIYFVKPLKSLYFLQYPPVALAITFSAISFSTVYFVNMTVEYKYSRPPYNFKPLYIGLLYIPNSVTYFFASIYGGRWVDMLLRRYKEKYGILAPEARISWNVVTSVISFPIALLIFGWCLDKKCHWVTPLIGTALFGYAAMMTIGATLSYLVDSLPGKGATGVALNNLIRQILAATAVFVTTPMLNGMGTGWAFTLLAFIVVGASSVLVVLKKHGDYWRENYDLQKLYDKID, translated from the coding sequence ATGCAAACTTCAAGTTCACAGTCGGGCATAGGGTCTTTGAGAAGTAACTACTCAGAGACTTCACTGCCTGACGATAGAGTTATAATGCACGGCGAGCATAGCAGTAGCAACTCACACAGCGAGCGCAACAactatgatgatgaaaaggcCAATCTTAAAACTGCAGTGTCGAATGATCATAAACACGAAGACAACCAAATTAATAGATTGAAGAGTAATGACTACGTTGTTCCCAAAAACGAACGTAGAGGACTGTTACCTCAACTTGCTATTGTACCGGAGTTCAAAGACGCTAGAGATTATCCACCtaagatgaagaagatgatcGTGTTTTTAATTGCATTTTCCTCCATGATGGGCCCCATGGGTACATCGATAATTTTTCCTGCCATAAATGCAATTACAACTGAGTTCAAAACGTCAGTGATTATGGTGAACGTTTCAATCGGTGTGTATCTATTGAGTCTTGGTGTCTTCCCGTTATGGTGGTCTTCTCTCTCCGAGTTGGAAGGTAGAAGAACTACCTACATTACTTCTTTTGCGTTATTATTTGCATTCAATATCGGGTCTGCTCTGGCTCCTGATATTAACTCATTTATTGCTCTGAGAATGCTTTGTGGAGCTGCTTCTGCCAGTGTCCAAAGTGTGGGCGCTGGGACAGTTGCTGATTTATATATCAGTGAAGACAGAGGAAAGAATTTGAGCTATTATTATCTGGGCCCACTACTAGCGCCACTATTGTCTCCAATTTTTGGTTCTCTGTTAGTGAATCGCTGGCCTTGGAGATCTACTCAGTGGTTTATGGTCATCTTATCTGGGTGTAATGTCATTCTTTTGACCGTCCTACTACCCGAGACATTAAGAAAACAAGACTCGAAGGGCGCTATTGCTCGAATTTTAGCTGAAAGACGTATTCAAGTAGACCATAACGAGCATGGAGagattcaagaaaactatcagagagaagaagatgaagctGACCAAATTGGAAAGCAAGCTTCCAGATTATCTACTGAAAAGCAAAACTATGTTGGAGAAATCAGGGATCAAGATTCGTTAGATCTAGAAAGTCCTTCTAGCCACGTTCCTTATAATGGACCAGAAAGGGAAAACCAATTGCAGCGGATTTATACCGAGGCAAGTAGAAGCATATATGAATACCAATTAGATGATAGCGGTATTGACGCAACGACGGCACAAGTTACAAGAATAAGGTCAACAGATCCAAAGTTAGCAAGATCAATTCGAGAAAATAGCTTGAGAAAGTTACAAACCAACTTGGAAGAACAAGTCAAAAATGTGCTATCCAATAACGGGACTGAAATTGCCCCTAAGAATATATCAGCAGCTAGAAAAGTTTGGGacatcttttttatttattttgtcAAACCGTTAAAATCACTATACTTCCTACAATACCCTCCCGTGGCACTTGCAATAACTTTTTCGgcaatttccttttctaccGTATACTTTGTCAATATGACGGTGGAATATAAATACTCAAGACCTCCTTACAACTTTAAACCATTATACATTGGTCTTCTCTATATTCCAAATTCTGTAACTTACTTTTTCGCCTCTATTTACGGTGGACGTTGGGTAGATATGCTTTTAAGGAGGTACAAGGAGAAATATGGAATTCTTGCTCCTGAAGCCCGTATATCATGGAATGTTGTCACATCTGTCATATCTTTTCCCATTGCGCTATTGATATTTGGTTGGTGCCTAGATAAAAAATGCCATTGGGTAACACCACTAATTGGAACAGCCCTTTTTGGGTATGCCGCTATGATGACAATCGGGGCTACTCTTTCTTATCTAGTCGATTCCTTGCCAGGAAAGGGTGCCACAGGCGTCGCTTTGAATAATCTAATCAGACAGATCTTGGCGGCAACTGCTGTATTTGTCACTACACCCATGCTAAACGGCATGGGAACTGGTTGGGCTTTCACATTGCTAGCCTTTATCGTAGTGGGTGCCAGTAGTGTACTTGTagtattgaaaaaacatgGTGATTACTGGAGGGAGAACTACGACTTACAAAAATTATATGACAAAATTGATTAA